A window of Pan paniscus chromosome X, NHGRI_mPanPan1-v2.0_pri, whole genome shotgun sequence genomic DNA:
TGGAGTTCTGGGGCTGAGCGCTCTTGGCAAAGTCGGGTACCCTCTTTGATCAGCTGTCACACCTGGCGATAATGGGCATCAGAGAGAGATACCCTGCGAGGATGCCGTGAGATGCGCCAGGTAAAGCACCTGGGGTCAGAAAgccaccccctcctcctcttctccgtGACCCCCCTTTGCTACACAAACACACCACGACCCCGACCGTCCCCAGCCTCCCGGTCCTTCGGGGTTGGATGGTGAGGTGGGTCAGGCAAGGGGGGCCGAGCTCGGGTGACGCGGCGCTCACGTGACCCGCCGGGCGCCTACGTGGGCACCAGCCCccgcgcccgcccgcccgccctgCGGTCCGGTCCCGGCGCCCGCGCAGAACCAGCTGTCTGAGCTGCCCGGGCAGCGGGGGAGCAGCGAGCGGGCTTCCGCGAGCCGGAGGAGGCACAGGCCTGTCCCGGGTCCCGGCAGGTCAGTGTGAAGGTGGGCGCTGCCGGCGAAACCACGGAAGGGGTGGAGGTGGCTGGCAATAGGAGTAGGGAGGGGGCGGAGAAAGGATCCGGGAGACTGGTGAGGAGGGGGAAGCGGAGCGGGCGGAGGCAAGGGCGGGGGAGCCTGGCCTGCCTTCTCGACGACCCCCTGCACTGAACCGTCCATCCATTTTAGTACTGGAAATGGAGTACGGGGGGGCAACCCCGCAGTGCAACAGTGAAATGTAGACATATTCTGGAAATAACCCCCTCTCACAATCTGCTCCCATGGAAACATCTGACCTCCGCAAAAACGGGGTGGCGCTGGGACAGGTTGCCTCCAGGGGaaggggacacagagacaaacgcAGTTTGGAAAGCATCCTGGTTTGGTGCCCGAGGCCAGGAAAGAAATGGCGGCTGGGGTGCGGGGGATGTAGGGGAGGAAAACGTTGGGTAAGCAGGGCCTGGACTCAGGAAAGGGAACCGAGTCCCTGTGAGACCGCTGACTGCGCAGCCCCTACCCCTGTCTCCTGTCTGTCCGCAGGTCTGCGCGTCTGTTCCCAGCGCTCTGCGAGGCCTAAAAAGGAGGAGCAACCTGTCCAGAATCCCTGCAGGTCTGTGAAGGTGGTTGTGGGGGAGCTCAATGGACAGGGCCCTATAAGGGTTGAGAGTGTGGAGGGCCCGGCCAGGGCCGAATTGGGGCCCCTGCCCATCCCCCACTCACATGAACACACACCTTACCAGGCTGAACCAGTGCAGAGAAGGTGGCAGGGACTGCCAGGGAATGGCTGGCTCACGTGTGTGGGAGGAGTGGCAGGCTACGTGGTGGGCAGAAGGCCCTCTTGGGGGCCCGGCCAGCTTAGGGGAACCCTCACCAGGGGTGAGATGCAAGTACTATCCAGACCTGCATTCCACCCCATGCCCTCAGTCTCCCATGTCTCTTATTTgtctcctcttccctccattcCCATCCCCCAGGACAGGAAAAGGAGGGGAAGTCTCGACATGGAAAAACCCtacaataaaaatgaaggaaaccTGGAAAACGAGGGAAAGCCAGAAGATGAAGTAGAGCCTGATGATGAAGGAAAGTCAGACGAGGAAGAAAAGCCAGACGTGGAGGGGAAGACAGAATgcgagggaaagagagaggatgaGGGAGAGCCAGGTGATGAGGGACAACTGGAAGATAAGGGAAGCCAGGAAAAGCAGGGCAGGTCCGAAGGTGAGGGCAAGCCACAAGGCGAGGGCAAGCCAGCCTCCCAGGCAAAGCCAGAGAGCCAGCCGCGGGCCGCCGAAAAGCGCCCGGCTGAAGATTATGTGCCccggaaagcaaaaagaaaaacggACAGGGGGACGGACGATTCCCCCAAGGACTCTCAGGAGGACTTACAGGAAAGGCATCTGAGCAGTGAGGAGATGATGAGAGAATGTGGAGATGTGTCAAGGGCTCAAGAGGAgctaaggaaaaaacagaaaatgggtGGTTTTCATTGGATGCAAAGAGATGTACAGGATCCATTCGCCCCAAGGGGACAACGGGGTGTCAGGGGAGTGAGGGGTGGAGGTAGGGGCCAGAGGGGCTTACACGATATCCCATACCTTTAATGCCTTTGGCCTTCCATTCTGATTTCTCTGATGAGAATATTGCTGGCCCTGCTTTCCCTGGTAGGTATTTGCCAGGCCCAATGCTTTAACCTTAAGCTGATACTTTGCTTTAGATGTCAGTCTCGTTACCAGCAGCCTTTTGACCCAACTACAGCGCTCTATATTTTAGTAGAGGATTTTCACCCATGTGCATGGAAAAGATGTTCATGGTacattgtaaaaaaataaaataaaaataaaaaaaagtttgcagAACCGCATATACAGTATCAGCccgtttttataaaaatgtaaatgtttgcaTAATGCATTTGTGCACAAAGAAAACTCTGAAAGCATGTACACTAAAAAGCAGCCAATGGTTATTCCTGAATGGTATCCAAAAATGAGTTCAATCACTTGCTGGGTAGGTACCTCCATGCCATTCTGCTGTTGTTGTGCCCATCCTCATGTCTTCCCTAGGTGTAACTAGGTGAGTGGGCACTGCTACCCCTTCTCCTGGGTCCTTTACCATCCTATGGCTCCCCCATAGGATgcgattctttttcttttctttgctctcACTCATCTCTACCTTTTCTTAAAGGATATGTCCTTTTGtcataacaataattttaaaaactaaacgagaaaacaatacataaacaaTTGAACTGTTCAGTGAGCTTATGAGGGTAATAAAGACACTTAAAATTTCTGTTGCCAGAACATAAAATGATAAGTAAAATTCATATTACCTCTGAGACTAACAGCTAGAGGTATCAACCTGGCAGTTATAACAAATCCATTGCTGTAAGGGTCAGTCttgccatctgtgaaatggggataatacttaTCTCACAGGACTGCCCAGTGGATCAGATGAGGTATTGAACATGTGAGCTGTCCTTACAGGAGCAGGACCCAGCACCCTGTCAGACACTTAAAAGAAGAGCTGAAGGTAGGTTTCACCTGTCCCCAGGAACAACTCCAAGCAGCTGAGTAGAGGGTGCCATCCTTCTCTGGATACTATCATATCTGCTGGGCACTTCTGTTCTGCTATGCCCTGTATATGTACTGTCTGCTGACAGCCACTGATATAATGGAGTACTCATGGTGACAAAGCCCTCCTGATTCCCTACAGTCCCCAAAGGGCCACAGTCCCAATTGCAGGTGGTTCTACTCTAGGGCTTCTTGGAGCCCACTGTATTACACAGTTCTTAGCAAAGTAGCCATTAacatttttagttcattttatatttgcttaCAGCTTCATTTCTCTTCTTAGGATTTGAGACATTTTGGGTCTACTTGGGACTGTGTCCTGAGTCTAACCTATTGGCTAGATAATGAACTGTGTTTGAACCAAACACCCTACCCCAGTACCACAGGTGAACCCTATCTAAATTTTTGTACCTTTCTAAGTGTGAGTTTTCTCTAAAAAGCCTCATTGACTGGCCTACTATACAAAATCAAGGGACTTATCCATACATAATCACAGAGATAACCCTGTGTGAAACATCCCTTCCCATTCTAAACCACTTGCAACTGAAAGAGGTACAGtgctcttaaaaatattaaaaactcttAGGCATTTTTATTTAGCCCACCAGTATATTCCCTTATcaaaacagacttttaaaaaattcatcctGATATCCGTTGCACTGTACTTGACACATATATTTAACAATTACTTGATTATGACTGAGTCAGGAGCCTTGAGTTTTTGGCCCAGTGTATCCTTGGGCAAGTAATTTCACTTGTCAAAAATACAActtgaaattcaaaaataaataatacaggaGAAGTGATAATTCTAAATCCAGCTCATAAACCATtttaacaatgtataaaaatgatttttttcaaaatacgTTCAAAATATGTTAAACGACTCCCTGGGAACCTCCCTGGTCCCTGGCACAAACCCAGAATTTCTAGGAATATGGCTCTAGAACCTGCAATTTCCAcaaactccccaggtgattctgatgtacagTGAAGTTTTACACATTGCATGATctcaattacattaaatataaaccaTAAAAAAGTAGGAGGAAGTATAAGGAAATGTTTATCTGAATTCAGTAGGCACAAAGCACATATGTaccaacatcttttaaaaaatcaaactatgTGCTAGATTTGTACATTgacaactacaaaacattgatgagagaaattaagatttaaataaatggaaagatacattgttcatggattagaatggCTGCAAAGAAACAGTGGCACAGGACTCCCTCAAGGTGGATGCCCTAACCAAGGTTCTGCCTGTTTTTACCTTTTGGGAGGGTCTTGAAATCTAAAGACTACCAGGCCACATCCCTTCTAAATAGTCCATATCTGTTTATTCAGGTAGTGAGTGTACCCACTGGGGGCATCCACTGCAGAGGAAACTATCAATAATTGGGAGGAAAAAATGACCATCTCTGTAGATATCATTCAGCCTCCCCATTCCCCTGCCACTGCTATCCCAATGTTTTCTCAATGGGCCCTTGTACAAAGTGGccacagaaacagaaatagaACTATGTGAGAGCTCAACAATATTGACTTCCCATACCAACCTGATCTGACTACTCTCATAGCTGAGTATGAAACCTGCCAACAGCAGAGGCCATTGCTGAGACCCTAATATGGTATCATTTCCAGAGGGAATGTTGATTACATTACTTTgtgccctataaatatatacaattataaattgtcaattaacaataattatttaaaCTATGAGAAATAATACACAAGTACAATGTAGCAAGATATAAtatcaatatacaaaatcaattgtatttctttatagtagaaaTTAACAATCTGAAATGAACTTAAgaaaatgattccatttacaatggtatcaaaaagaaaaacaatcttgggaataaatttaacaaaacaaatgCCAGACTTGTATATGGAAAAGTACAAAATGTTGTCAAAAGAAACTAAAGacaacctaaataaatggaaataaattcaatGTTCATTgattgaaagacttaatattgttcaGATGGCAATATTCCCTAATTGATCTACAGACTTAAGGCAATCACTATCAAAATCTCCCCTGGCTTCTTTGCAGATAATAACAAAGTGATCCTAAATTATAATGAcccaaaacagacaaaacaatcttgaaaaacaataacaaatggaGTTCTTACACTTTCTAACTTCAAAACTTACCACAAAGCAatagtaatcaagacagggtGGTCCTACCATAAGGATAgatatataaatcaatggaatagaattgggAATCCAGAAGTAAACTCTCACTTTTATGCTCAATGGATTTTCAACAAGTCTGCCAAGACAATTCAAAGGGAAGataatagtttttaaacaaattgtgatGAAACCATTAGATATCCACATGCCAAAGAACGAATTTAGAACATTATGTCACACCCTACATCAAAGTGAACTCAACACAgatcataaatataaatgaaagagctaaaactatacagctcttagaagaaaacatatgcaTAAATATTCATGACCTTGAGTTAGGCAATTTTACTTAGATACGATAACAAAATCATATATGACAAAAGATACATTCTACTTCATGAAAATGGAAACGTTTTGTGCTTCAAATGATAACAtcgagaaaatgaaaagatgatcCACCAGATGGGAGAAAATAACTGCAAATAATACATTTGATAAGGAGCTaatttc
This region includes:
- the LOC100991183 gene encoding transcription elongation factor A protein-like 3; this translates as MEKPYNKNEGNLENEGKPEDEVEPDDEGKSDEEEKPDVEGKTECEGKREDEGEPGDEGQLEDKGSQEKQGRSEGEGKPQGEGKPASQAKPESQPRAAEKRPAEDYVPRKAKRKTDRGTDDSPKDSQEDLQERHLSSEEMMRECGDVSRAQEELRKKQKMGGFHWMQRDVQDPFAPRGQRGVRGVRGGGRGQRGLHDIPYL